The Rhododendron vialii isolate Sample 1 chromosome 5a, ASM3025357v1 genome contains a region encoding:
- the LOC131325052 gene encoding L-type lectin-domain containing receptor kinase VIII.1-like, producing MATLSPLRYILALSVLVLLFKTISGFSNSTFSFKNFGNGSNYESKLALYGDAKVVNGGSSVQITGFSSLSAGRIFYKKPIRLVGGNPMKFVSVSTRFTFSISPGNGDGLAFVVVPVGFPLGVFDGGSFGLLSGNKNRTFSVEFETLMDVKNGDLNRTHVGVDDSGLLSVKVGNVSSPDLVLNSGKKLQAWVDYEAGSKRLEVRLSELGEMRPVDPLLSYPIDLSQMWKEREVFIGLSSSNGNSTQSCNLYSWSFKLRHVPQWMHSEPLDPKGLYNKTEYLSVPKKSDCFWRIIAALIFGTGCGALGAFFALFLWTIFGKRPPVVPEEYPPPSLGFVEYEKFKVVLDKAVEDGGNKLGV from the coding sequence ATGGCCACACTTTCTCCTTTAAGGTACATCTTAGCCCTTTCTGTACTCGTTCTCTTGTTCaaaaccatatctgggttctcAAATTCAACCTTTTCTTTCAAGAATTTCGGTAATGGTTCGAACTATGAGTCCAAACTAGCTCTGTATGGTGATGCAAAGGTTGTTAATGGCGGTTCATCCGTTCAAATTACTGGGTTTTCGAGTTTAAGTGCTGGGAGAATCTTTTACAAGAAACCCATTAGGCTTGTTGGTGGAAATCCCATGAAATTCGTGTCGGTTTCGACTCGGTTTACGTTTTCGATTTCCCCTGGAAATGGGGATGGCTTAGCTTTTGTTGTGGTTCCAGTTGGGTTTCCTTTGGGTGTTTTTGATGGTGGTTCATTTGGGCTCTTAAGTGGGAACAAAAATAGGACTTTTAGTGTTGAATTTGAGACATTGATGGATGTCAAGAATGGGGACTTGAATAGAACTCATGTTGGGGTTGATGACAGTGGTCTTCTGTCAGTTAAAGTGGGGAATGTTTCTTCTCCCGATTTGGTGCTGAATAGTGGAAAGAAATTGCAAGCTTGGGTTGATTATGAGGCGGGTTCGAAGCGGCTAGAGGTTAGGTTGAGTGAATTAGGCGAAATGAGACCGGTTGATCCGTTGCTTTCATACCCAATTGACTTGTCACAAATGTGGAAAGAACGAGAGGTGTTTATCGGGCTAAGCTCATCAAATGGGAATTCTACGCAGAGTTGTAACCTGTATTCATGGAGCTTTAAGCTAAGGCATGTTCCACAATGGATGCATTCGGAGCCGTTGGATCCTAAGGGGTTGTATAACAAAACTGAATATTTGTCGGTTCCTAAGAAGAGTGATTGTTTTTGGAGAATAATTGCTGCACTGATATTTGGTACTGGGTGTGGAGCCTTGGGGGCATTCTTTGCGCTATTTCTTTGGACCATATTTGGGAAAAGGCCGCCTGTGGTGCCGGAAGAATATCCTCCACCGTCTCTGGGATTTGTTGAGTATGAGAAGTTCAAAGTAGTATTAGATAAAGCCGTCGAAGATGGTGGTAACAAGTTGGGTGTTTGA
- the LOC131325051 gene encoding tubulin beta-2 chain: MREILHIQGGQCGNQIGAKFWEVVCAEHGIDSTGRYQGDTDIQLERINVYYNEASTGRFVPRAVLMDLEPGTMDSIRSGPYGQIFRPDNFVFGQSGAGNNWAKGHYTEGAELIDSVLDVVRKEAENCDCLQGFQVCHSLGGGTGSGMGTLLISKIREEYPDRMMLTFSVFPSPKVSDTVVEPYNATLSVHQLVENADECMVLDNEALYDICFRTLKLTTPSFGDLNHLISATMSGVTCCLRFPGQLNSDLRKLAVNLIPFPRLHFFMVGFAPLTSRGSQQYRALTVPELTQQMWDSKNMMCAADPRHGRYLTASAMFRGKMSTKEVDEQMLNVQNKNSSYFVEWIPNNVKSTVCDIPPTGLKMASTFIGNSTSIQEMFRRVSEQFTAMFRRKAFLHWYTGEGMDEMEFTEAESNMNDLVSEYQQYQDATADEEGEYEDEEEELQE, from the exons ATGCGTGAGATCCTCCACATCCAAGGGGGCCAATGCGGCAACCAAATCGGGGCCAAGTTCTGGGAAGTGGTCTGCGCCGAGCACGGCATCGACTCCACCGGCCGGTACCAGGGGGACACAGACATCCAACTCGAGCGAATCAATGTCTACTACAACGAGGCGAGCACCGGGAGGTTCGTCCCCCGGGCCGTCCTCATGGATCTCGAGCCTGGTACCATGGACAGCATCCGATCCGGCCCATATGGCCAGATTTTCCGGCCCGACAACTTCGTTTTTGGGCAGTCCGGGGCCGGGAACAATTGGGCTAAAGGGCATTATACTGAAGGGGCTGAGTTGATTGACTCGGTGCTCGATGTGGTGAGGAAGGAAGCGGAGAACTGCGATTGCTTGCAGG GATTTCAGGTGTGCCATTCATTGGGAGGAGGAACTGGATCTGGAATGGGAACCCTTCTGATTTCCAAGATCAGAGAAGAATACCCAGATCGGATGATGCTCACTTTCTCTGTTTTCCCCTCTCCTAAAGTCTCCGACACCGTCGTTGAGCCCTACAACGCAACGCTCTCGGTCCATCAACTTGTCGAAAATGCGGACGAGTGCATGGTCCTCGACAACGAAGCCCTCTACGACATCTGCTTCCGTACCCTCAAGCTCACCACTCCAAGCT TTGGTGATTTGAACCATCTGATTTCGGCAACAATGTCCGGTGTCACTTGCTGCTTGCGATTCCCGGGCCAGTTGAACTCTGACCTCAGAAAGCTCGCCGTGAATCTCATCCCCTTCCCGCGTCTCCACTTCTTCATGGTCGGTTTCGCCCCTCTCACGTCCCGTGGTTCCCAGCAGTACCGGGCCCTAACCGTACCCGAACTGACCCAACAAATGTGGGACTCCAAGAACATGATGTGTGCGGCAGACCCACGCCACGGCCGGTACTTGACCGCGTCAGCAATGTTCAGGGGCAAAATGAGCACAAAGGAAGTTGATGAGCAAATGCTCAATGTCCAAAACAAGAACTCCTCCTATTTCGTTGAGTGGATCCCTAACAATGTGAAATCGACGGTTTGCGACATTCCTCCGACTGGGTTGAAAATGGCGTCGACTTTTATTGGGAATTCGACCTCAATTCAGGAAATGTTCAGGCGGGTGAGCGAGCAGTTTACGGCCATGTTTAGGAGGAAGGCTTTCTTGCATTGGTATACCGGGGAAGGCATGGATGAGATGGAGTTTACGGAGGCCGAGAGCAATATGAATGACTTGGTTTCGGAGTATCAGCAGTATCAGGACGCGACTGCCGATGAGGAGGGAGAGTAcgaggatgaagaagaagagctTCAGGAATAA